A genomic window from Lycium barbarum isolate Lr01 chromosome 4, ASM1917538v2, whole genome shotgun sequence includes:
- the LOC132634972 gene encoding BAG family molecular chaperone regulator 3-like, whose translation MSKDLLRMKTNKKPNGNGLSSSAWEMRPGGMLVQKRNSDSNQSSVTVPTIRLKVKYGSSYHEVKMSSQATFGELKKMLAGPTGLHSEDQKIFYKEKERDSRGFLDVAGLKDGSKLVLIEDEISREKRYLESRRNAKMENASKEITAIRFEIDKLAKQVANVEMDIYGGKKVTESLLLSLIELLMTQLIKLDGITADGDLKSQRRMQVKRVQKYIETLDMLKIRNSALGNHNAKVPMHHKNRIFTGQMPKSVYYQQEQRKMGNFADQRNPGPVVVTTKWETF comes from the exons ATGAGCAAAGACTTGTTGAGAATGAAGACTAATAAGAAGCCAAATGGGAATGGACTTTCATCTTCAGCATGGGAGATGAGGCCAGGAGGAATGTTAGTACAAAAGAGAAATTCTGATTCCAATCAAAGTTCAGTTACAGTTCCCACAATTAGACTCAAAGTCAAATATGGTTCATCTTATCATGAAGTCAAAATGAGTTCACAAGCAACTTTTG GGGAATTGAAGAAAATGTTGGCAGGACCAACTGGATTACATTCTGAAgatcaaaaaatattttacaaGGAGAAAGAAAGAGATTCAAGAGGGTTTCTTGATGTAGCTGGTTTAAAAGATGGATCAAAACTTGTACTAATTGAGGATGAGATAAGCAGAGAAAAAAGGTATCTTGAATCAAGAAGAAATGCAAAAATGGAAAATGCATCAAAGGAAATCACAGCTATTAGATTTGAAATTGATAAGCTAGCTAAACAG GTTGCTAATGTTGAAATGGACATTTATGGTGGCAAGAAAGTAACAGAGAGTTTGCTATTAAGTTTGATTGAATTGTTGATGACACAATTGATTAAATTGGATGGAATTACTGCTGATGGTGATCTCAAATCGCAGAGAAGAATGCAG GTGAAAAGGGTGCAAAAATACATTGAGACTCTAGACATGTTGAAAATAAGAAATTCAGCACTTGGAAATCACAATGCCAAAGTGCCAATGCACCACAAAAATAGAATATTCACAGGGCAGATGCCAAAATCAGTTTACTATCAACAAGAACAAAGGAAGATGGGAAATTTTGCTGATCAGAGAAACCCAGGGCCAGTTGTGGTGACAACAAAATGGGAAACTTTCTAA